A single window of Rhinoraja longicauda isolate Sanriku21f chromosome 29, sRhiLon1.1, whole genome shotgun sequence DNA harbors:
- the plekhh3 gene encoding pleckstrin homology domain-containing family H member 3 isoform X1 has product MVVGGCLPASTDTLLTLAALRLQATAGSFSFQSLPALHQMLPVSPLPVARGPEWSRLLPVLWPRGLGALWPGAQGPGAGHKQERQREEDEATALGNIAERWQRLRGMNRTDAIATFLGIVRQWGGYGATIFQVRATTSCAGCPEPRWLAIGTKGVSLYKQGETESVESFDYQQMSSFEATDKNTFKITLSKRHLLLESCKVQEIAELMKIYSANHVRTRTRTRTGGYQIKPTSPVSWLVQPHHAPDTGRTGP; this is encoded by the exons ATGGTTGTCGGCGGCTGCCTTCCTGCATCCACTGACACGTTGCTCACACTGGCTGCCCTGAGGCTCCAGGCCACTGCTGGCAGCTTCAGCTTCCAGTCACTGCCTGCACTCCACCAGATGCTCCCGGTCAGCCCTCTGCCAGTAGCCCGGGGCCCAGAGTGGAGCCGCCTACTGCCCGTACTGTGGCCCCGGGGGCTGGGGGCCCTATGGCCAGGGGCCCAGGGACCGGGGGCAGGCCACAAACAGGAGCGGCAGCGGGAAGAGGATGAGGCGACGGCTCTGGGCAACATTGCCGAGCGCTGGCAGCGGCTGAGGGGCATGAACCGCACGGACGCCATTGCCACCTTCCTGGGCATCGTGCGCCAGTGGGGAGGCTACGGAGCCACGATCTTCCAAGTGAGGGCGACCACG AGTTGTGCTGGATGCCCAGAGCCTCGGTGGCTAGCGATCGGAACGAAGGGTGTGAGTCTGTACAAACAGGGAGAGACAGAGTCCGTGGAGAGTTTTGATTACCAGCAGATGTCATCGTTTGAAGCAACAGATAAGAACACATTCAAAATTACTCTAAGTAAAAGGCACCTTTTGCTCGAATCTTGTAAG GTCCAAGAGATTGCTGAGCTAATGAAGATCTACAGTGCCAACCATGTCAGAACCCGAACACGGACCCGAACCGGTGGTTATCAGATAAAACCCACCTCGCCGGTGAGCTGGCTGGTCCAGCCCCACCATGCACCAGACACAGGGAGGACTGGTCCTTAG
- the plekhh3 gene encoding pleckstrin homology domain-containing family H member 3 isoform X2, translated as MQWQQMTCVVHYAGSRVKVTVGSHTTAGEVTRSLLLKLDLQKSRNHFGLFAESRGEEWPLAEGMVIADIIARFSTYVDDPDSQWRFYFRILCILDSDAPQSNIELSLVFEKSCAGCPEPRWLAIGTKGVSLYKQGETESVESFDYQQMSSFEATDKNTFKITLSKRHLLLESCKVQEIAELMKIYSANHVRTRTRTRTGGYQIKPTSPVSWLVQPHHAPDTGRTGP; from the exons ATGcagtggcaacagatgacctgtgTCGTCCACTACGCTGGCTCCAGGGTCAAGGTGACTGTCGGCTCCCACACCACGGCTGGAGAG GTTACCAGGAGTTTACTCTTGAAACTCGACCTACAGAAAAGTCGGAACCACTTTGGTCTCTTTGCAGAGAGTCGGGGCGAGGAGTGGCCACTGGCCGAAGGCATGGTCATTGCTGACATCATAGCCAG ATTCTCCACGTACGTGGATGATCCGGACTCTCAGTGGAGATTTTACTTCAGAATTCTCTGCATCCTGGATTCCGATGCTCCCCAGAGCAACATAGAGCTCAGCCTTGTCTTTGAGAAG AGTTGTGCTGGATGCCCAGAGCCTCGGTGGCTAGCGATCGGAACGAAGGGTGTGAGTCTGTACAAACAGGGAGAGACAGAGTCCGTGGAGAGTTTTGATTACCAGCAGATGTCATCGTTTGAAGCAACAGATAAGAACACATTCAAAATTACTCTAAGTAAAAGGCACCTTTTGCTCGAATCTTGTAAG GTCCAAGAGATTGCTGAGCTAATGAAGATCTACAGTGCCAACCATGTCAGAACCCGAACACGGACCCGAACCGGTGGTTATCAGATAAAACCCACCTCGCCGGTGAGCTGGCTGGTCCAGCCCCACCATGCACCAGACACAGGGAGGACTGGTCCTTAG